In the Chlamydiota bacterium genome, CAGTCGATAGTTGGATTTTGTGGAAACTGACAGGGGGAAAAACACATTCAACGGATTTAACCAATGCTTCTCGAACCCTTCTTTTAAATCTTAGAAAAGGGCAATGGGATGATGAAATATTGACGGCGCTTAAAATCCCTCATCAAATGTTACCTTGCATTCAAGACTCTATTGATCACTTTGGTGTAACCGCTCAGATTGGGAAGCTTCCATCTGGAATTCCAATGATGGGTATTGCCGGTGATCAGCAGGCAGCCCTTTTTGGCCAGGCCTGTTTTGAACCTGGAATGATTAAAAATACCTATGGAACGGGATGTTTTATTTTATGGTCGCTTGGTAAAAAATTTGTTTTATCCAAGAAAGGGCTGATTACGACCGCGGCTTGCTTTGGGAAGAATCGCATGGGTTATGCCCTTGAAGGAAGTGTTTTTATCGGAGGAGCTGTTATTCAATGGCTTCGGGATGAATTAAAGGCTTTAAAGGATTCAAAAGACTCAAGCCGCCTTGCTCAGAGTTTAAGAAGTAATGAGGGGGTTTACCTTGTTCCTGCTTTCACAGGTCTAGGATCTCCCTACTGGGACCCACATGCCCGAGGAGCCATTTTTGGGCTCACACGTTCAACCTCTCAAACCCATATTGTGAGGGCTGCCTTAGAAGGAATTGCTTATCAGGTGAAAGATGTTCTGGAGGTGATGTCTAAAGAAGTTCATATCCCTATTAAGGAATTAAGAGTCGATGGGGGTGCCTCTAAAAATAATTTTTTAATGCAATTTCAAGCCGACATTCTTAGGGCAGGAGTCAGTCGCCCTCGAGAGATTGAGACCACTGGACAGGGCGTAGCTTGGATGGCTGGACTCGGGATAGGTTTTTGGGAAAATGAACAAGAACTATGCTCTTTGAGAAAAAAAGATCGATCCTTTCTACCAAAAATGAAAAACGTAGAGATCAAAAAACTTTATCAGGGTTGGTGTATGGCGGTTCAGAAAGTGTTGGTTTCCAATTAAAACCAAAAATCAAAATGCAAATATCAAAATGACAAATTAAAATTTAAAAATTTAATCATCTCAGGAATTTTTTTTAATAAATCTCTACCGCAATTTTGATATTTAATGTTTGATATTTGATTTATTGAGAAAACACGATGCTCACACATGCATTTGAAAAGTCCCATCTACTTATCTTTGGTCATCGGGGCTCTCCATTACGATTTCCAGAGAATAGCCTTTTAAGTTTTAAGGAAGCGATGAATGCTGGAGCCGATGGGATTGAATGTGATGTACGTTTAAGCCGAGACTATCAAGTTTTTGTCTTTCACGACGAAAAAGTATTGAGGCTTACTCACCAGAAAGGTTCTTTTAAAGATTATTTCGCTCGAGATATAAAAAAATTAGATTTGGGGTATCCCTTTGGAATTTCGAGAAAAATTCAGATTCCTACTTTAGAGGAACTTTTAACAAGTTTAGGAAAAAGAAGTCTCTTTTACATTGAGTTAAAGGGAAATTTTTCTTTGGAAACTCAAATGCATTTACTTGCTCAAAAAACGATGAATGTTCTCAAAAAATTAGAATTAATTGACCGATCTATTTTAGTTTCTTTTGACTACAAGGTAATCCGATGGATTAAGAAAAAAAATCCAAAATATATGACAGGTTTAAATTTTTCTAAATTAGAAGAATTAAATGCCTCGCGAAAAGACCATTTTCATTATTTAGATTGTTTGTGTCCTCAATTTTCTTTGTTAAACCCATCCTTAATGAAAGAGGCTAAGGACCATTCTTTAGATGTAATGACTTGGGTGGTGAATACAAAAAAAGACCTCTGTAAGGCTATTCGCTTAGGGGTGAAGGGTGTCGTGACTGATGATCCCAAAAGAGTTGTAAGGGGTAAGAAAAAACTAGGATTAGGATTGAAGTAGTAGTGGGGCTGTATACAGAGCAAAAATATTAAGAATGGTATGAACAGCAAAGGAAATTTCCATTCCATATTTTTTCATGAGTTTACCTAGAATGATTCCAATCACAAAGGTTTGAACAAATTTTACCCACCACGTTTCAAGAATACCAAAATGTCCCAGTGAAAAAAGAAGGGAAGAAAATAAAATGGCAACGACCCCGTTCCATGTATATTTCTTAAAAATAAATCTTACAAATCCTTGTATAAAAAGCCTAAAAACTATTTCCTCGTAAAAGGCTACGGTCGTAAAAATAAGGATGGAACTTAGTTCAACGTGAATTTTTGAAGCATTAAGACTCGTGAGGCTGTCTCTTAGAAAACTTGCCACTTGAGGATGGGTCCATTGAAAGAGAAAAAAGGTCAATAGACAAACCGTAAGGGCATAAACACCTATCACTCGAAATATTTTATAAAAACCAAAGGGGAGGGGATGTTTTTTAGGTCGAGTGAAGTAAATAATGAAAGGGAGACTGGGTTGATTTAGGCGCCGTGAAATCAGCATTCCAGAGATAAGATAAAAAAAGATTGTTATAATATGGAGAGCAACGATCCAAACGGTATTTTCTATTCCCCGTGAAATTAAGGTTAGAAGTTCAAATAGAGCAAACACCGCCGTTATATTTTTCGAAAAATGCCCATAAATTCTTGATGCACGTTTGTGTTTAAAACAAAAACCGACAGCGCACACGAGAAAAAATAAAAGGAATATTTGAAAAATTAAAGTAAAATTCATAACGATAGCGTACAAGGTATAGCATTGAGCGTACAGGAAAAATATGATATGCAGTAGAAAAACACTCAAAAATGGATTACGAAGAACGTTGGGAGGCATTTTGATTGGTTTGGGGTGGATTTTGTCTCCGCTCACTTGGTGGAATGACTGGTTTATCAATTTACCTCTCAGTTGGTTGTTGGCTGGTTTTGTCGCACGTCAAGATCAAGCTGCTTTTGGAAAATATTTTATTTTCTTTTATTGGTTCACGAATCTTCTAGGTTTCCTTCTCATGTACCTCGGATGGCGGTTTGCTTTTTTCATGAAAAAGGTTTCAAGGCGAGAAATATTTATTTCTTTTTCAGTCTCTCTTCTCTAT is a window encoding:
- the glpK gene encoding glycerol kinase GlpK, whose amino-acid sequence is MKKILILAIDQGTSSSRVLVFDHSGFCRAIASRPLRQHYPKPGWVEQNPEEIWQTVFISIQEVLEKIKGPYSIAAIGITNQRETTLFWETKTGKALGPAIVWQCRRSAAICEELRKSFGDDFFHQKTGLVVDPYFSATKILWRFRHEPHLKRRAQNGEILFGTVDSWILWKLTGGKTHSTDLTNASRTLLLNLRKGQWDDEILTALKIPHQMLPCIQDSIDHFGVTAQIGKLPSGIPMMGIAGDQQAALFGQACFEPGMIKNTYGTGCFILWSLGKKFVLSKKGLITTAACFGKNRMGYALEGSVFIGGAVIQWLRDELKALKDSKDSSRLAQSLRSNEGVYLVPAFTGLGSPYWDPHARGAIFGLTRSTSQTHIVRAALEGIAYQVKDVLEVMSKEVHIPIKELRVDGGASKNNFLMQFQADILRAGVSRPREIETTGQGVAWMAGLGIGFWENEQELCSLRKKDRSFLPKMKNVEIKKLYQGWCMAVQKVLVSN
- a CDS encoding glycerophosphodiester phosphodiesterase, coding for MLTHAFEKSHLLIFGHRGSPLRFPENSLLSFKEAMNAGADGIECDVRLSRDYQVFVFHDEKVLRLTHQKGSFKDYFARDIKKLDLGYPFGISRKIQIPTLEELLTSLGKRSLFYIELKGNFSLETQMHLLAQKTMNVLKKLELIDRSILVSFDYKVIRWIKKKNPKYMTGLNFSKLEELNASRKDHFHYLDCLCPQFSLLNPSLMKEAKDHSLDVMTWVVNTKKDLCKAIRLGVKGVVTDDPKRVVRGKKKLGLGLK
- a CDS encoding CPBP family intramembrane metalloprotease, whose protein sequence is MFALFELLTLISRGIENTVWIVALHIITIFFYLISGMLISRRLNQPSLPFIIYFTRPKKHPLPFGFYKIFRVIGVYALTVCLLTFFLFQWTHPQVASFLRDSLTSLNASKIHVELSSILIFTTVAFYEEIVFRLFIQGFVRFIFKKYTWNGVVAILFSSLLFSLGHFGILETWWVKFVQTFVIGIILGKLMKKYGMEISFAVHTILNIFALYTAPLLLQS